The following DNA comes from Vespa velutina chromosome 11, iVesVel2.1, whole genome shotgun sequence.
attttcattgaaatctaAACCACCGTCGTTGATCCTTCGTATAAACGACTCTTAGAAAATTCAGAGGGTTTAGTTATTATTTCGTGGAAGTTCGACCTACTAAAGTTCCCGATTTATATCGTCctccaatatttttctttctcgctacGAGCGTCGTTCATCGATTCGGTTATTCCAAGAACCAACCCTCGAGTACGATCTTATCCTTAGAATTTCATCGTAAATTttgtcaaaaaagaaaaaaaaagaagaactccTGCAAACAACATCGACTAGTCTGAACGAAATACTTCATCgaggatatattatttatcttattaaaaaaacaaaaaaaaaatcgacttTGTTATCGTAAAACTTTCAAACGTCATACATGATCGATTCTCGATCGATTCCACGTCAGTCGGTTAAACGTGGCTATCGTCGAGTTGGTCAAACCTCACGTCGAAGTCGCGTTATCGCTACTTCTAGCTCGGTGTCGAGTAGTAAGTGTACTACGTGCAACAGCACCGAGGAGGAAGTGATGGATGTGGCAGTATCTTACCCACATCCTACCTCGTCCTGTTCCTGTTTCGCGACCGAACGGAGACTTGTTTTAACGATCAATCGCGGTGAAAGTAACACCGTCCAGGAGTTCTTCCGTGAATCGATGAGCTAATTTTATCGTGCTTAGGGTTACACCCCCCCACTCCTTTTCCCTTCGTTCtcatcttctccttcttatcgtcgtctttgtttattttcctctCATTTTCAAAACCGAACGGATCAGAATCTCGTACTGGAGGTGAACTCGATTATCGGGGCAAACGGAAACACgattaaaatagaaagtttTAGCTCAATATACGCGAATAACGCTTCAACGTTGACGTTACtatcattttaattcgtttagAACGTTAAGTGCAGCTTTAGTCAAAGGTTACTAAATGTGATTATTGGTTACTAATGCGAGAACGTgtttcgattttatataaattcgtttaaaaaatgtaaacgaTATCGTTCATTTTTCCTAAAAGGAACTTCATCTCATTTTTTGGATAAAACTGGTCGCAAAGCAAAAGCCCGATCGTACGAATCGAAGCAGCGTGAAATGTCATTTGTGATTTCGAGCGGAAGAAACGGATAAGAATAATTCGTTGATCGCACAGTTCACGTCGATTATTCGAGTGACAGCGAGATGTAATCgaaatgtacatatgtatgcatgtacgacGTGGGATTGAGCTTGACTTTTACTAAACTCTCTTTAATaccgcactctctctctctctctctctctctctctctcgttctatcaGAATGATACATTGAGAACTCGAAACTGGCTAGACGACGAAAGAGGAGacagaggaggaggaggaggaggaggaagaagaagcaaatCAAAGAGAAGTAGAACTTATATATTCACGGTATCGGAAATCTCAACGGGGAGTAATTGTAACAGTTCGATGGAGAGTTATAAGTTCGTCTTGCGCGAAAGATCGAAAGTTCCTTTTGAAATAGCAACAAAGTCGAGGTAACAGGTTGAGGAAGACTTAGGAGGACGATGATCTAACGGTACACCCATCCCGAACCAAGCGTGAACATGGATGCGATGCAAAGTAGGCAGCATCGCTATCGATGAAACCACCACAAGCAATACGGTCTTGTCGCGATAACAAGCAACGACGAATCGACGAGAGCTACCTATCTGGAAATATCACTGGGCATGCTAGTGCTACATGCTAATATCGGCTTTTATCTCTCATCCTCTATCTGgccggttttttttttcgtcgggTATCCTCGACAGGCGCCATCCGATatggcagagagagagagagagagagagagggagagagaaggaaaacaaaaaactatTTCACAGGAACATTTTCCCGAGACACCACCATTTtgtccgtttttttttcttttttcttccttttttgaaatttcgatCGAGTTTCCCCTTCCTTTTTAcattaatctctctctttctctctcttacttttctttttttcttctgtgctttctctttccgtgtttatatatatacaaaaactTGTATATACGGAAATACACGGGAAAGAGATTTTATATAGGACGATCGAGGTGGAAGATACGCTTCGTGTCATTTTCGGAGATATTCCGacctgttttttttctttctttttctttttttttttttttttttcttctttctttctttaaaacgTGATCTCTTCGTCTCGTCGTCGAAGCCAAGGAAGCAAGAAAAATATCCGTCTACAAGAAGCGCAGTAGtggcagcagcaacagcaatagcaacagcagcagcaacagcagcagcaacagcagcatcgtttcgtttcgaatCAACGTGTAGCCCGTTGAAACAGCTCACGTTCTCAATCTCTCCGCGAACCGAGAAAGCCTTGCGGATTTATCGTCGGAAATAATCTCTCGTGGAACTTAAccgaacattttctttcttcttctatccatatctttcttttcatttcttcttttttaattactctGAAAGGTGTGTCCTTTAGAGATTAAATGCGGATTATTGCTTTGGCATCGTCGCGAGAACGATAAGAGTcatatttttaaaggaaaaaaagtaatcataAATACTAAGCGAGCTTTTCTCATCTCGTGGTATTCGAAATGCGCGCTTTAGCGATACGATATGCGATCCTATCAAGAAAACGTTTTCGAAGCattcacttttctctttatcgaaaaaaaaaaaaaaaaaaaagatgaattttttttacattattgtCATTCaaaacgttttctctttccattcacAGACGTTTTACATGGATACGTGAGAAAACTCGAAACGATTTTTGAAGTACAGATAAACGCGCGTGCTTACAGCGATGTAGTAGAAGAGATTCGATCTCGTATGATACACGAACGACACTCAAACCGGACGAGAAGTCGAAGGGATTTTTCATTGGATTAGATGTTACGCAAACAAATTGAATGACTACTCGGCTCCTGGTGAtacgtacataatatatatatatataagtatatgaaCATACGTATGTCAATGAGCTGCTTTGCGTTCTCACTTTTACGTCGACCTTAGGCGTTCTTTTTTAGCTAGCAAATCGAGTCACGCTACTTTCACGCGTAATGTTCTACAGAAAAATATAGTTGCATAGCATACGTTTATACCTAGGTACATAGCTAGAATGTAgctctatacatatacatatatatatatatatatatatatatatatatatatatatatatatatatatttatatgctaCGCTGTTGAATACCGTCTCGCGAGCGATTGCATTGGCTGATTAGAAATCTGAGCTGGTATACCACGATTAAACGTTACGagtaacattattaattaattgcaagagaattatcaaattatatcaAGAAGTCGAAGGTTTTTCACGCTTGAGAGTTATTTAAATCGCTAACGAGCAAAGGCAAATGTTCAAGCTCGTAGTTAGCAGGTACCTATTCTGGTCGCGGAAGATTCATCTTAACGAAGCTTTTTCATtctgtttctgtctttctctcttttttctctttttttttatcatactaCGATGATCCCTGGCTTTACCaattttttcatcgtaattaaagaacaactttttttttttctctctaattatttttagcgAAGTGAGCATATCATCCGCTCGGGCGGCGGTGATGGTCTACGACGACGTCAACAAAAAATGGATACCGAGTGGTACCTCGGCAGGACTTTCCAAGGTCCAGCTATATCACCATCAGGTGAACAACACCTTCCGCGTCGTTGGAAGAAAGTTACAGGATCACGAGATCGTTATCAATTGCGCCATCCTTAAAGGACTGAAATATAATCAAGCAACGGTCACGTTCCATCAATGGAGAGACAACAAGCAGGTTTACGGACTGAATTTTTCTAGTAAGGACGATGCCGACGCTTTTGCGACTGCTATGCTTCAAGCTCTTGACGTAAGTTTTCTCTtcatgttgaaaaaaaaaaaaaaaaaaaaaaaagaaaaaaaaagaaaaagaaaaaaaaacttatcaGATAGTATTCAAGTCACACGTAAGAGTTTCCAAATTATTTCGACCTTTGCGATTAGTTATCCgataaatctatttttatatcttcgatAAGCTTCAAAATTCGTGAAAAActatgagaaatttttttctaggatgatttttcattctcgGACCCTCTTTCACGATAGCTCTTGTTAGCTACCGGGACAGGACGACGACTATTAGCTGACCGTTATCGTGTGGTTATCCAGACAAAAAGAGGGTGGtctgttaaattaatttcggTCATCATCCTCCTCCAAACGACCTTGCATCTCTTTTTCGGTATAAATTGCAAAAGACACCGCTTCGTCATCGCATCGTTAATATCGCAGGATAAAGAGCGGGGGAATAATTAGTTTCGTGGCAATTACAATTAGTCGCGGTGACCTTAGAATTGGTCGTATCTCATTACCGACGTGACACTTTTAATTGAGATATCTACTAATTATCTGAaaactctttctttcgtttatataataactCGAACAGGGAAAAGACAACATTGGAACATTTCTAAAGATACTTcagaaacttttttctttcgattatctAAATTTGcgttttatcttataaattacTCCGAagattattacatttaacttAATAAGCCTTTAGTTGAATCaacgatcatttcttttttcgaccTTCCCTCTCGATGGCCCGAAATTAATGTAGGTGCgagtattaaatttttccctGCATTTACGCTTACCCTCCTCGATGCCGCAGTCCCAGGACATTTAACAGAGtataattcaattcaattcgatTCAATTGTTCGACCGGTTGCGTAGGTGCTAAGCAACGGAAGCAACATATCAAGAAGTCTGGGTCCGGCAGTCGCACCGACGACTCAGCAGCAACCTGTTtatcagcagcagcagcagcagcagcagcagcagcaacaacaacagcaactacaacagcagcaacaacagcaacagcagcagcagcagcaacaacagcaacagccgcagcaacaacaacagccgCAGCAGCAGCTGGCGAATGCTCAGTACGAGGAGGACATGGGATACAGGTCGGTGATCTTTTGCTTGTtaacactttctttcttttcttttttccttttttttttgtcctgtCTACGGACGATCACGTTAAAAAGAATGCCGTGTCGTAAAAgcgttttattattagaatcatcGAACGAgtttgaaatattcatttgtCAAAGTCATTGTATCGCACTGTTTAGCTCGAACGAACTTTTCGTTCCGatcgttcgttaaaatttacTCGATCATTTTGATCGAGTGAAAAACAGTTTGATTCATTCGTACCGAACTTACCGATCGTCCAGTATCGCTGGATAAAATTACTACTTCGGTTATGAAGATTTAAGGCTCCGCTGTAAGAACGTAAATGCGTTTCCTTATTTGtggttctctttttttttttctttttctttttcttcttctttttttttcttttttttttttctttttttttatatcaaaacgTTAGAGATCTCGTGaattttctcgaagaaaacGCGTAGACGTTCAATCAGCAGCCCCCTTCCTTTTGGGTTGAGAGCCTTTGGTCATAGTTGCGTGGTTCCAGTCAAGGTCATAGCGCGCGAGTCTCCTTGTCTTTGGGCCATCTTCCTGCCGGGGGCCAAACGGGTCTCTCCGTGGGGCCCCCGACACCAACCCCCAGTCATCATCCATCCGTTAGTAACGCCGTCACCACCGTCATTCAGGTGGGCTGTTCGCGTGGCTCACCGGCCGAGGGACTCACGAGGTGATTTTGCGCCTTTTAAGCGACGATATTATCCATGTACTCGTGATTTACAATTTGGGATATCTCAAGTCtgatcgtaaaagaaattttgtgtTAAATTCATTCGACGATCTttcataatttcaatttttacaagctaaaacattttgataatgtcaaagagaagaaagaataaatctgtctatcgaaataatttcacaCAATATTTCTTACGATATCATATACTTAGTTTGAAAATCATTTCACCCTTTCAAACTTTGTCCTCTAATGACTTTCATTTTTTGACCgaacccccccccccccgaaCCCCACCCACACTAGTATCACGATCACTCTATCACACGATGCAATGATAGCTTTTGCATTCTTCTAATTGATTAAACATTTCTTTGACATTTCAATGCTTAATTTTCCTACAAACACGTACTCTGGTGAATGTGTACGAATATAaatggagagaaaggaaataaccTTTTCGAGACCTCCGAAAATTATGTTCGGAGTGTATGCGGGGCGGTGTCGACCGTCGACGAAAATAACTCGAAATCGTAAAATGTCAGTATACGTGGTCGTTTTTGATTTTTCGCGTTACGTTTCGTACttgtaattgtaaaaaaagatgaaaaaaggaacgagagagaaagagaaagagagagagagagagagagagagagagagagagagggagaaagagagaaagggaaatttATAATTCCGATTCGAGATATTGCATTTTCGTGTAATATATCAAGCCACGTTGTCGCTGAGTGTGCTCGCTCGAAGTTCCATTGAAAATAGTCATCGTTCGTTAATGCGTACGAGCCATTCGAGGAGCTACGGCAATTCGTTTTTCTACTTGTCTCACCATTCAACGCTCGCCagtatttatattgaaacCATCCATTCCGAGAAATGTTTTTCTCGGTTGAACGaacgccctctctctctctctctctctctcgcgcgcgcgcgctctctctttttgcaaaagaaaagaagagaaaaatattcatcgtATTAAAAACTGAAACCGGAGACGTCCTTTCGCTCGCGTTGGTTCattcacctttttttttcattttttaatttctcttttttttattaattttttttcttttcaacttcttttttttttttttttttttttttttttcaaaaagatcCGACGGGTAtatgaaaatgttataaaGAAATTCGTCGAATAGTAATCGCGTTGGATATCTCACACGGGCAGTGTTTAATGCAGATGCAGTAGACACGACGGTACAAGATTAGAAACGGTACTCGGGTACTCAGCTGTGTTTACTCATTCTCtccaccttctctttctctatcttataTCCATGGCTTTTTCATCCCAACGCTCGTATATAGCGCCGGGTCCTCCTTTGGTACTTGTTAGATGAAGCgcataaaataatagtaatagcgataatcTATGTAAATAATGCGTTGAacttatcgataaattttagaCGTTAGTTGACATATTCCACGAGCGTCCTTACGGGGTCTGTAacgtgatattaatatttatccacCTTAGCGGTAGCCTGTCGTAATTTAATCTCGAACAAATATCGCTTCGAGATTACGAACGATTGTATATTATTCGTTTCTGTTtattgatatacatatgtacgtcgaatagatatgatatataaatcttttctcaAAAACCCATGGTTAATAGGAGGAACTGTTATCGCTAGGGTGGTTAACACGAACTTTAGACACCATTGTTCTCTAGATATAGCTGATCGCTAGAGACATAatacttttctatttgttaGTCTAGTTGGCTGATCGAACACGCTTTGCACTAACCATACGTGCATCATCCTGTGTAACACCGTCGTTCGTATTGTAATCGTTTTCGTTCTGAATCTAGGACTATGACCAGAGAAGACGTGGCGATCATTCAGGAGCGTAGAATGTCCCAACAGAGTCAAGGTACGTTATTTAAGAGCACTCTTACAGGCCTGTCGTTGGTAACTGTGATAATGGACTCTAACTTTCTTGTAAGCTATAACCATTCGTTATTATGTGAATTAATCTGTATAAGTATATGGAGGATTAGGGCGTTggtttaaaaaaggaaataaaaaagaaagaaagaaagaaagaaagagattcgcTAGAACGTTGAAACGCTTCTATACAGCAACGAACAGTCCGAGCGCCATTTCACCGAGCTGTCCGCCAACGacgcaacagcagcagcaacagcagcaacagcagcagcaacaatcGGGTCATCATAGAACGTCGTCCGCACCACCGGCGCCGCAACctcaacagcagcaacaagcCGCTCAACAGCAGACGCAACCGCAACAGCAGCCGGCGATTCAGGGGATGCAAGGACCGATAGTCTCTACGGCCGGTGGTCCTTTATCCGCTGGCGGAGGTGGACCTCCGGTACCACCACCGCAACCACCCGCGGCACCACCCGCTCCTCCGTGTCCGCCGTCTATGATAAACTTCAATGCACCCGTACCGCCACCCCCGATGATGATAAATCAGTACGCACAATCGCCATCCTCCCAAACGCAATCTCAAACGCAATCGATCTACGCGGCACAGAATCAGGGTAATCAGTACGGCGGAGGAGCGCCCGGTAACAATCAGTATTCGAATCCAAACGTTACCGGATCCGTCGTGGTCGTAGGTCAGAATCCGAATCAGTACGCGTCTGCCGGTCAGAACAGCTTTTACGGGAACAACGGACAGGGTAGTAACGTGTACGGTAGCGGTGGTCAGGCTGGTCAGACCAGTCAGACCAATCAGTATGCTGTGGTCGGCGGTCAGGGTACGCAATACGGTGCCGGTGGCGGTAGCGGCCCTAACAATCAGTACGCGAGCAACAGTTCGATCGTTCAGTACGCCGCCGGTACAGCTTCGGCGGCTAGCCAATACGCTGCTGCCGCCGTTGCCGCTGTGGTAGCTCAGCAACAAGGCCAAACGCAGTACGGTGTCGTGTCGCAACCACAGCCACCGTCTTACGTTACCGGACAAGTGCAGG
Coding sequences within:
- the LOC124953114 gene encoding protein enabled-like; this translates as MNEVSISSARAAVMVYDDVNKKWIPSGTSAGLSKVQLYHHQVNNTFRVVGRKLQDHEIVINCAILKGLKYNQATVTFHQWRDNKQVYGLNFSSKDDADAFATAMLQALDVLSNGSNISRSLGPAVAPTTQQQPVYQQQQQQQQQQQQQQQLQQQQQQQQQQQQQQQQQPQQQQQPQQQLANAQYEEDMGYSQGHSARVSLSLGHLPAGGQTGLSVGPPTPTPSHHPSVSNAVTTVIQVGCSRGSPAEGLTRTMTREDVAIIQERRMSQQSQVYGGLGRWFKKGNKKERKKERKRFARTLKRFYTATNSPSAISPSCPPTTQQQQQQQQQQQQQSGHHRTSSAPPAPQPQQQQQAAQQQTQPQQQPAIQGMQGPIVSTAGGPLSAGGGGPPVPPPQPPAAPPAPPCPPSMINFNAPVPPPPMMINQYAQSPSSQTQSQTQSIYAAQNQGNQYGGGAPGNNQYSNPNVTGSVVVVGQNPNQYASAGQNSFYGNNGQGSNVYGSGGQAGQTSQTNQYAVVGGQGTQYGAGGGSGPNNQYASNSSIVQYAAGTASAASQYAAAAVAAVVAQQQGQTQYGVVSQPQPPSYVTGQVQAVASANPYGTPSNSVNQYASGGHHAVAANAYAPPPPPMVPLAAGPAAPPPPPPPPAPNASNPSNLSASSSSVSTAPVVVSSSSSSTVTTNNDPPQPDANSLAAALQAARLKKKQQQTQPVENSGSSTSSSGSGGGGGNYGTLGRGGGGGMASMMDEMAKTLARRRAAVEKKQPEQPPEPESSPDKKSWDKSSSSNNKFSNGAESPKSVRKRFGSASEDTLLKVNGVNDGSSLTAQEMEAFKAEIIKEVRKEFQKMKQEIIDAVRTELSRR